The Sulfobacillus thermosulfidooxidans DSM 9293 genome includes a window with the following:
- a CDS encoding IS256 family transposase, translated as MTTSIKKKSLPEQSVTVPWVDILQDAEDGLLALSIRVGLQVLQQMMAAEVEQLAGPKGRHDPQRQAVRHGTEVGSVFLGDRKISVPHPRVRAADGSEEIPLDTYHQFQDPTLATQAVLERMLYGLASRQQRHADAAFEAAMEQPGPSKSTVSRRFIQATQQALDRFLQRRLDDRTWVVVMIDGLRVADHLVVGALGIDADGHKRVLGLVEGATENHTVVMALLQDLITRGLTAAQGLLVVIDGAKALAKAVHDVWGDQVLIQRCQIHKQRNVLDHLPKSAENRVRQRLRKAYQEPDADRAAQALEALAKELERDHPGAAGSLREGLAETLTVHRLGLPGLLRQTLANTNAMESINSQFRTHAQNVKHWTNGQQVLRWLASASFFIEDTLTRIPGYREIPVLQTALKATCSKTPEQKTEQIG; from the coding sequence GTGACTACCAGTATAAAGAAAAAATCGCTTCCCGAACAGTCGGTGACGGTGCCGTGGGTGGACATCCTCCAGGATGCCGAAGACGGGTTATTGGCGCTGTCGATCCGGGTCGGATTGCAGGTTTTGCAACAGATGATGGCGGCCGAGGTGGAGCAGTTGGCAGGGCCTAAAGGCCGTCATGATCCGCAACGCCAAGCGGTCCGACACGGGACCGAAGTCGGCAGCGTCTTTTTGGGGGATCGCAAAATCTCCGTTCCGCACCCCCGGGTGCGGGCCGCTGATGGCTCGGAGGAAATTCCGTTAGACACCTACCATCAGTTTCAGGACCCGACGCTGGCGACACAAGCCGTACTGGAACGCATGCTGTATGGCTTAGCGAGCCGCCAACAGCGCCATGCCGATGCAGCCTTTGAAGCCGCGATGGAGCAGCCAGGCCCCAGCAAAAGCACGGTGAGCCGCCGCTTTATCCAAGCCACCCAACAGGCCCTTGACCGCTTTCTCCAGCGCCGGTTGGATGACCGGACGTGGGTGGTGGTGATGATCGATGGTTTGCGTGTAGCGGACCATCTGGTGGTGGGCGCCTTAGGGATTGATGCGGACGGTCACAAGCGTGTCTTGGGATTGGTCGAAGGGGCGACAGAAAATCATACCGTAGTCATGGCCTTATTGCAGGATCTCATCACTCGCGGCCTGACGGCCGCGCAGGGATTACTCGTGGTCATCGATGGGGCCAAGGCCTTAGCCAAAGCCGTGCACGACGTCTGGGGAGACCAAGTCCTCATCCAACGCTGCCAAATCCACAAGCAACGGAATGTGCTCGACCACCTGCCGAAATCGGCCGAAAATCGGGTCCGCCAGCGCTTACGGAAAGCGTATCAAGAACCGGATGCGGACAGGGCCGCGCAGGCATTAGAAGCGCTCGCGAAAGAGCTCGAACGGGATCATCCCGGCGCCGCTGGGAGTCTCCGGGAAGGACTGGCGGAAACGTTAACCGTCCATCGATTGGGCCTGCCGGGCCTCTTACGCCAAACGTTGGCGAACACCAATGCCATGGAATCCATCAACAGTCAATTTCGGACCCATGCGCAAAATGTCAAACATTGGACCAATGGGCAACAAGTCTTACGCTGGTTGGCGTCGGCGAGCTTTTTTATCGAAGACACGTTGACGCGGATCCCCGGCTATCGCGAGATTCCCGTGTTGCAAACGGCCTTAAAAGCCACGTGTTCCAAAACGCCGGAACAAAAAACCGAGCAAATCGGTTAA
- a CDS encoding DUF4326 domain-containing protein, giving the protein MSSTRVVHCKKAAYDVYIGRPSKWGNPFSHKPGTKAQFVVASRDAAIAAYREWILHQPELLAALPELKGKTLGCWCKPHSCHGDVLAELADQL; this is encoded by the coding sequence ATGAGTTCGACACGCGTTGTCCATTGCAAAAAGGCGGCCTATGACGTGTATATCGGACGACCCTCAAAGTGGGGCAACCCTTTTTCTCACAAACCGGGGACGAAAGCCCAATTCGTCGTGGCATCGCGAGACGCTGCCATTGCTGCTTACCGGGAGTGGATTTTACATCAGCCAGAGCTTTTGGCGGCCTTACCAGAACTGAAAGGAAAAACCCTCGGCTGTTGGTGCAAACCTCACTCATGTCACGGCGACGTGTTAGCAGAATTGGCTGATCAGCTTTAA
- a CDS encoding single-stranded DNA-binding protein gives MLNKVILIGRLTRDPELRMLGNGTPVTRFTVAVDRPFTNAQGQREADFIDCVAWRKLGEIVADNLTKGRLIAVEGRLQIRSYEVQDGSKRKAAEVVADTVQFLDSKSKATVPADGSSDELPDELPF, from the coding sequence ATGTTAAACAAAGTGATCTTGATTGGCCGTCTCACCCGGGATCCCGAACTGCGGATGCTGGGCAATGGCACCCCCGTGACCCGCTTTACCGTCGCCGTGGATCGCCCCTTCACCAACGCCCAAGGTCAGCGTGAAGCCGACTTTATCGATTGTGTCGCATGGCGGAAGTTGGGTGAAATCGTCGCGGACAATCTCACCAAAGGCCGCCTCATCGCCGTGGAAGGCCGGTTGCAAATCCGCAGCTACGAGGTCCAAGATGGCAGCAAGCGCAAAGCCGCCGAAGTCGTGGCCGATACGGTACAGTTCCTCGACAGCAAAAGCAAAGCAACCGTCCCGGCCGATGGCAGTTCAGACGAGTTGCCCGATGAGTTACCCTTCTAA
- a CDS encoding sigma factor, with translation MTRWAFWTLNRLAHRARSDPDAFTALFARFRGWLRHEATRYTLPGLTSDDLYQEASLAFWIAVQTYQPHYHRVFSAWARHVVKHRLATAARMASRLKHRPLNTAASLNAPLYPHHDRQLADSLVDPGHNPSDTWETQELWAELVQQAANLGFL, from the coding sequence GTGACGCGGTGGGCCTTTTGGACCTTAAATAGGCTCGCCCACCGCGCTCGGTCCGACCCCGACGCCTTTACCGCGCTTTTCGCCCGTTTTCGCGGCTGGTTACGCCACGAAGCTACGCGCTACACCCTCCCGGGCCTCACAAGCGATGATCTGTATCAGGAAGCCAGTCTCGCGTTTTGGATCGCCGTTCAAACGTATCAACCACATTATCATCGCGTGTTTTCCGCGTGGGCCCGCCACGTGGTCAAACACCGGCTCGCCACCGCCGCTCGCATGGCGTCGCGGCTTAAACATCGGCCTCTGAATACCGCCGCATCTCTCAACGCCCCTCTTTATCCTCATCATGATCGCCAGCTCGCCGACTCGCTCGTTGATCCGGGCCACAATCCCAGCGACACCTGGGAGACCCAGGAACTATGGGCCGAACTTGTGCAACAAGCCGCTAATTTGGGGTTTCTGTAG
- a CDS encoding Tn3 family transposase, protein MPTPVNFLTEEQATQYGQYAGDPSPAQLAQYFYLDDTDRQFLRPLRGDRQQLGWAVQLGTLRFLGTFVEDWTTIPTAVIDYVAGQLAMAVPDGMARYGSSRTRREHTLRMTALYEYQPFEAQPGHWRVVRWLYQRAWLTAERPSVLFDRATAYLVEHKILLPGVTTLTRLVAQVRDRAQGRLWRRLAAVPSATQRDALESILAVDPKTRQTALDGLRRAPTRPSIRGFHYALDRLDQLRAFGAAGWNLRAIPPTRLAALARHAATVRAQALDRMPPDRRLATLVAFVVVFTMRAQDDVIALFDRYLTELSARTQRRSDKKRLRTLRDLDAAARALREACAVLLQDEDPKTDLRTAIFARVSKEALATAIRQVDTLTHPPDQRIAFQELWPHYPMIRQVLPRLLATMPWQATPAGQGTLEAWHFLRDHEGHATRSWPEAPMTGMTTTWRAVVVGENGRVSKKAYTFWVLFRMLELMQSHDLYVTPSERYGDPRSQLLQGAAWEAVRPQVLRTLNWAADAESALGPLREALDTAYQTTAAHWETNPAVRLEAFAGKDRLVLSPLDRLEDPVSLRRLRSRVASLLPRPTLPDLLLEVHHWTGFADAFTHVSQGGERVKDLALSVCAVLLAQACNIGLDPVVHAGIPALEYDRLTWVAQNYVRAETLTAANTLLVDYHAQRPLAQIWGQGEVASADGLRFVVPVRTLHAGANPKYFGAGRGVTYYNFTSDQFSGFNALVIAGTLRDSLNVLEGVLDQQTGLHPHEIMTDTAGYSDLIFGLFGLLGYQFSPRLADIGEARFWRIDAEADYGVLNRLARQRIRADLILRHWDDMLRVAGSLKWGTVNATALIQALQHGGRPTLLGRAIGELGRIYKTRYLLAYLDDESYRRRILTQLNRGEARHSLARTVFYGKRGELHQAYREGQEDQLNALGLVVNAIVLWNTRYMEQALALIRQRGTTVLDDDVARLSPLGHDHITMLGHYSFEVPEVVAQGHLRPLSSLDE, encoded by the coding sequence ATTCCCACGCCGGTCAATTTCCTCACCGAGGAGCAGGCGACGCAATACGGCCAGTATGCCGGCGACCCGTCCCCGGCCCAACTCGCCCAGTATTTCTATCTGGACGATACGGATCGCCAATTCCTTCGTCCGCTCCGCGGGGATCGTCAACAGCTGGGATGGGCGGTGCAACTGGGGACCCTCCGGTTTCTCGGCACGTTTGTGGAGGACTGGACGACCATCCCCACGGCGGTTATCGATTATGTTGCTGGCCAGTTGGCCATGGCCGTTCCCGATGGTATGGCGCGATACGGGAGTAGTCGTACCCGTCGAGAGCATACCCTCCGGATGACGGCGTTGTACGAATATCAACCCTTTGAGGCCCAACCCGGCCACTGGCGTGTGGTGCGGTGGTTATACCAGCGCGCCTGGCTCACGGCCGAACGTCCGAGCGTGTTGTTTGATCGGGCAACGGCGTATCTCGTGGAACACAAAATTCTCTTGCCCGGGGTGACCACCCTCACCCGGCTGGTAGCCCAGGTCCGCGATCGGGCCCAAGGACGACTCTGGCGGCGTCTCGCCGCCGTGCCGAGTGCCACCCAACGAGACGCGTTGGAAAGCATCTTAGCCGTCGACCCCAAGACCCGCCAAACCGCGCTGGATGGGCTCCGCCGTGCGCCCACCCGCCCCAGCATTCGAGGATTCCACTACGCCCTCGACCGGCTCGATCAGCTGCGGGCGTTCGGGGCCGCGGGCTGGAACCTCCGCGCTATTCCCCCAACGCGATTGGCCGCCTTGGCGCGTCATGCGGCCACGGTCCGGGCGCAAGCACTGGATCGGATGCCGCCGGACCGGCGGCTGGCGACCCTCGTAGCCTTTGTCGTCGTCTTCACGATGCGGGCCCAAGATGACGTAATTGCACTCTTTGACCGCTACCTGACCGAGCTGTCCGCCCGCACGCAGCGCCGTTCCGACAAAAAACGACTGCGCACGCTCCGGGACTTGGATGCGGCGGCCCGCGCGCTGCGCGAGGCGTGTGCGGTCCTCCTGCAAGACGAGGATCCCAAAACGGATTTACGGACCGCCATTTTTGCCCGGGTGTCAAAGGAGGCGCTCGCCACCGCCATCCGCCAGGTGGATACGTTGACCCATCCGCCGGATCAAAGGATCGCATTCCAGGAGCTCTGGCCCCACTACCCGATGATTCGTCAGGTACTCCCACGACTCCTCGCCACCATGCCCTGGCAGGCGACACCGGCGGGTCAAGGCACCTTAGAGGCCTGGCACTTTCTCCGGGATCACGAAGGCCATGCCACGCGGAGTTGGCCCGAAGCGCCCATGACCGGCATGACGACCACCTGGCGAGCCGTCGTCGTGGGGGAAAACGGCCGGGTGTCGAAGAAAGCTTATACCTTCTGGGTGTTGTTCCGGATGCTGGAATTGATGCAGTCGCACGACCTGTATGTCACCCCGAGCGAACGCTATGGCGATCCCCGGTCCCAACTCCTGCAAGGCGCGGCGTGGGAGGCGGTACGCCCGCAGGTTCTACGCACGCTCAACTGGGCTGCAGATGCGGAATCGGCCTTAGGCCCGTTGCGAGAGGCGCTCGACACGGCTTACCAAACGACCGCCGCGCATTGGGAAACCAATCCCGCCGTCCGACTGGAAGCGTTTGCGGGTAAAGACCGCCTGGTGTTGAGCCCGCTAGACCGGCTGGAGGACCCGGTCTCTCTGCGCCGGCTACGGAGCCGGGTGGCGAGCTTGCTTCCGCGGCCCACGTTGCCGGATTTACTTCTGGAAGTCCATCACTGGACAGGCTTTGCCGACGCCTTCACCCACGTAAGTCAGGGGGGCGAACGGGTCAAGGATTTGGCGCTCAGTGTCTGTGCCGTTCTACTGGCGCAGGCGTGCAATATCGGTCTCGACCCCGTGGTACATGCGGGGATCCCGGCGTTGGAATATGATCGGCTCACCTGGGTGGCGCAAAATTACGTCCGGGCTGAAACGCTCACGGCCGCCAACACCTTATTGGTGGACTACCATGCGCAACGCCCGCTCGCGCAGATCTGGGGGCAAGGCGAGGTCGCCTCGGCCGATGGTCTGCGCTTTGTCGTGCCAGTTCGCACCCTGCATGCCGGCGCTAACCCGAAGTATTTCGGCGCGGGCCGGGGCGTCACCTATTACAACTTTACCAGCGACCAGTTTAGTGGATTTAATGCCTTAGTCATCGCCGGGACTCTTCGCGACTCCCTGAACGTGTTAGAAGGGGTCCTTGACCAGCAAACCGGACTGCATCCCCACGAAATCATGACGGATACGGCCGGGTACAGCGATCTGATTTTTGGCCTGTTTGGGTTGCTGGGCTACCAATTCAGCCCACGTCTCGCCGATATCGGCGAGGCCCGCTTTTGGCGCATCGATGCGGAGGCCGATTACGGGGTGCTCAATCGCCTGGCCCGCCAGCGCATTCGTGCCGACCTCATTCTCCGCCATTGGGACGACATGTTGCGGGTCGCGGGATCGTTGAAGTGGGGGACCGTGAATGCCACCGCACTGATTCAAGCTCTGCAGCACGGGGGGCGACCGACCCTGCTGGGGCGCGCCATCGGGGAACTCGGTCGGATTTACAAAACTCGGTACCTGTTGGCTTATTTGGATGACGAAAGCTACCGGCGGCGGATTCTCACCCAGCTGAATCGGGGCGAAGCGCGACACAGTCTCGCCCGGACGGTGTTCTACGGGAAACGGGGCGAATTGCATCAAGCCTACCGCGAAGGTCAAGAGGATCAACTGAACGCGCTGGGGTTGGTCGTCAATGCCATTGTGCTGTGGAATACGCGATACATGGAACAGGCGCTGGCATTAATCCGCCAGCGCGGAACCACGGTGTTGGACGACGACGTGGCGCGTCTCTCCCCGCTCGGGCATGACCACATTACCATGTTGGGGCACTACTCCTTCGAGGTCCCCGAGGTCGTCGCGCAAGGTCATCTCCGGCCACTATCGTCGTTGGATGAGTAG